In Metarhizium brunneum chromosome 3, complete sequence, a genomic segment contains:
- the E2AA_2 gene encoding Heat-labile enterotoxin IIA, A chain, translated as MKTSLLALIATLALLLGLCQSQLESTRRTEIALDRRQAGDFDDEFPEYVYRGETGRSPADVEKDGGLYSRGVQKQRAGAALSAVELQEGSSLFHHAAGETAEFTRYVSTSADPGVGLTFAVNDDVPEQKGYIYRIHTDKRMVDVNRSLGKYSPYAAQKEHAAIGFIPYDQIEGWWEVTYKDDFSDPKIGKESQEKLRQGKFKGFKKNPKFNKGSFQKLRGTGAAPQLAGFPRLSPAWQDDTWKAFKTKAVEKNLDDLISSICAGKSTKRDAGCMTRLGHQETTGLTRPKPPKKPSTASNPDGKPPKSKVSSKRPIYKSSKVRVTKAVGKAAAFTLILPFARDLLEAIKQWDNPIGAAVRWFDDAIASIQEAIGGPSRDDIDGNDLKASIICALKGGRESETIQGRKSHFCTPTKDEFTESLQRDFKQGKIDELIRGCKGVDVYNGGDPHVWRWSQRRCEALQRTDEYAERIWEMGLTGLLDSCSELESNPPGNEDLRIKLEDHCTAFQDEVERAEKPVKKPVVGIPKITAGKCKCDAYHLQPFSEHCGRLCRASYVLGGWGAL; from the exons ATGAAGACAAGTCTGTTGGCCTTGATAGCCACTCTGGCACTGCTTCTTGGGCTTTGCCAGAGCCAACTAGAGTCGACGCGCAGGACCGAGATAGCACTTGATCGTCGCCAAGCAGGCGACTTTGATGATGAATTTCCGGAATATGTCTACCGCGGCGAGACGGGGAGGAGCCCAGCAGACGTCGAGAAGGACGGGGGCCTATATTCGCGAGGCGTGCAGAAGCAACGAGCGGGAGCTGCACTTTCTGCCGTTGAACTACAAGAAGGTAGCAGCCTATTCCATCATGCGGCAGGGGAAACGGCCGAATTTACACGCTACGTTTCGACAAGTGCTGACCCCGGCGTGGGACTCACATTTGCTGTTAACGATGATGTACCCGAGCAAAAGGGCTACATCTACCGGATTCACACGGATAAACGAATGGTGGACGTGAATAGGTCTCTCGGAAAATACTCTCCCTACGCCGCGCAAAAAGAGCATGCGGCTATTGGCTTCATCCCTTATGACCAGATCGAAGGCTGGTGGGAAGTCACCTACAAGGACGACTTTTCCGACCCGAAAATCGGCAAGGAGAGTCAAGAAAAGCTACGACAGGGCAAGTTTAAGGGATTCAAGAAAAACCCCAAGTTCAACAAGGGTAGTTTCCAAAAGCTACGGGGCACCGGCGCGGCACCGCAGCTTGCCGGGTTCCCTCGCCTCTCCCCAGCATGGCAGGACGACACGTGGAAAGCATTCAAGACAAAGGCAGTAGAGAAGAACCTCGACGACTTGATCAGCTCCATATGCGCCGGCAAGTCGACCAAGAGAGACGCGGGCTGCATGACGCGTCTCGGCCACCAGGAAACCACCGGTCTCACCAGGCCAAAACCCCCCAAGAAGCCTTCAACCGCTTCCAACCCCGACGgcaagccgccaaagtcCAAGGTGAGCAGCAAGCGTCCGATTTACAAGTCGAGCAAAGTCCGGGTGACCAAGGCTGTGGGCAAGGCGGCTGCTTTTACTCTTATCCTGCCGTTCGCGAGGGACTTGCTCGAGGCCATCAAGCAATGGGACAACCCTATCGGCGCGGCGGTCCGCTGGTTCGACGACGCCATAGCTTCTATCCAGGAGGCCATTGGGGGCCCCTCGCGCGATGACATTGACGGAAACGATCTCAAGGCCTCGATTATATGCGCATTAAAAGGAGGGCGGGAGAGCGAGACGATTCAAGGGCGAAAGAGCCACTTCTGCACCCCTACAAAAGATGAATTCACGGAGAGCCTGCAGAGGGACTTTAAACagggcaagattgacgagCTTATCAGGGGTTGTAAAGGAGTCGACGTGTATAACGGTGGTGATCCGCACGTTTGGCGGTGGTCTCAGAGACGCTGCGAGGCGCTCCAGCGTACTGATGAATACGCGGAGCGGATATGGGAAATGGGCCTTACTGGGCTCCTAGATTCTTGCTCTGAACTAGAGAGTAACCCTCCAGGGAATGAGGATCTTCGAATCAAGTTGGAGGATCACTGTACCGCGTTCCAAGACGAGGTAGAAAGGGCGGAAAAGCCTGTGAAAAAACCGGTCGTGGGGATCCCAAAAATTACAGCGGGCAAATGCAAG TGTGACGCCTACCACTTACAACCATTTAGCGAGCACTGTGGGAGGCTATGTCGGGCGTCTTATGTCTTGGGCGGTTGGGGCGCCCTGTAA
- the PCR3_1 gene encoding Protein PLANT CADMIUM RESISTANCE 3 → MAAPQEHVPVTTQPAPTPAPAAAQPANNGPVDQADLDDWKNRFNHVLSRSGEVVNSKSPESAQSWTAGFFDCFNPIDTCLITYCLPCVTFGKTHHRVRKNGNLDGYEPINTSCLLFCGAGCFGLHWIPMAMQRMNIREKYNLKGSCLEDILTSCCCHCCSLIQQDKEAEHREQQLLSAGVQQQYQPNNEMQYPPKTG, encoded by the exons ATGGCCGCTCCTCAAGAACACGTCCCCGTCACGACGCAGCCGGCGCCTACTCCAGCCCCGGCTGCCGCCCAACCTGCCAACAACGGACCTGTTGACCAAgccgacctcgacgactGGAAGAACCGCTTCAACCATGTCCTCTCCCGCTCTGGAGAAGTCGTCAACTCCAAGTCCCCGGAGAGCGCGCAGTCCTGGACCgccggcttcttcgactGCTTCAACCCCATTGACACATGCTTAATCACCTACTGCCTGCCATGCGTCACCTTTGGCAAGACGCACCACCGCGTCCGCAAGAATGGTAACCTGGATGGATACGAGCCCATCAACACCTCT TGCCTCCTCTTCTGCGGCGCTGGCTGCTTTGGTCTTCACTGGATCCCCATGGCCATGCAGCGCATGAACATCCGCGAAAAGTACAACTTGAAGGGCTCGTGCCTCGAGGACATCCTCACCTCGTGCTGCTGCCACTGCTGCAGCTTGATCCAGCAGGACAAGGAGGCCGAGCACcgcgagcagcagctcctgAGCGCCGGTGTACAGCAGCAGTACCAGCCCAACAACGAGATGCAGTATCCCCCCAAGACAGGTTAA
- the ustS gene encoding Glutathione S-transferase-like protein ustS, whose protein sequence is MSTGQITLLDLPSKEPCSSWSLNPWKTRMLLNFKGLDYKTEWTEYEDIKPKVQPHLPPNESGTPYTIPTVILPDNTWIMDSRKIANHMEESHPQPSVHLDSPVLPKVEQLTSDVFHHLLAVCVARIPVNLLNSHSADYWYTTRGEAVGMPVGEFEKKYGGEAAYSRAEPFLQKITALLRDNDAGPFFMGSTVSYADFVWVSALVFFKRVDEDIYRQVLQRTGDQGVHVKLVEACEPWLQRDNY, encoded by the exons ATGTCTACCGGCCAGATCACTCTGCTCGACCTTCCCAGCAAGGAACCTTGCTCCTCTTGGTCCCTGAACCCGTGGAAGA CTCGGATGCTCCTGAACTTCAAGGGCCTCGATTACAAGACGGAATGG ACCGAATACGAGGATATCAAACCCAAGGTTCAACCGCA TCTGCCTCCGAATGAGTCCGGAACCCCGTACACCATCCCCACCGTCATCCTGCCCGACAACACCTGGATCATGGACTCGCGCAAAATTGCGAACCACATGGAGGAATCCCACCCTCAGCCCAGTGTGCATCTCGACTCGCCCGTCCTCCCCAAAGTGGAACAACTGACTTCCGACGTGTTTCACCACCTTCTCGCCGTCTGCGTTGCCCGCATCCCCGTCAACCTGCTCAACAGCCACAGCGCCGACTACTGGTACACCACGCGCGGCGAGGCAGTCGGCATGCCAGTGGGGGAGTTTGAGAAAAAgtacggcggcgaggcggctTATTCCAGAGCAGAGCCATTCCTCCAGAAAATAACAGCCTTGCTGCGCGACAACGATGCCGGGCCGTTCTTCATGGGAAGCACCGTGTCGTATGCCGATTTCGTATGGGTGTCTGCTCTAGTTTTCTTCAAGAGGGTAGACGAGGACATTTACAGACAAGTTCTACAGAGGACAGGCGACCAAGGTGTCCATGTCAAGCTCGTGGAGGCCTGTGAGCCGTGGCTACAGAGGGACAATTACTAA
- the mx_0 gene encoding Interferon-induced GTP-binding protein Mx, which produces MAFIELQSEDHRDLLDTFDRLRSGGVCKHVHLPEIIVCGGRSAGKSSVLEAISGISFLTEDNACTRFTTELVLRRQDTPAAKISINPGLERGANEKRRSGIFTVPVSFDKPDIETIIGEAKEAMGLSDAKMFSSDILRVELCGPTQPHLTVVDLPGIFRADGQDEMAQDAETVRALVRHYIKRSHSIILAVVSAENYSYLGDITEIVRELDPNGSRTLGLITKPDVLEPGSDRESVYAHLAKNTELSSQLGWHVLKNRDHKVRDSPSLGRNEDEESFFSKGIWSSVDQSYLGIKSLMPRLSNILRNQILQQVPSIIEVVDRDIDRRKAQLERLGKPRCTISEQRKYLMQVSREFTTLMKAAVDGEYNDAFFGSAKSDEGYRRRLRARIQNTLTSFEKEMREKGQSRVIVDDSGTRDRKLPNDHQWRSTFVNEVMAIVRRSRTRGLPGTFNSQIIRELFVDQCQPWQTIAMNVKHEILGIVDDIAQAIVDHVAADETTRGVYHLVSNETDSLKADLGAKFHEILKQYVCSHPITYNSYLLDMVQKEQERRTHEQIEETVKKLVGNENFKEEHRVKIHPLNLCDSLKRSINVDMERSGAEMATDYMLAYYKLALEKFVDDISVLAVEQCLLEKLPTLFLPEAVMDLPDHDVRYFIRERDTAHAERARCADKLAVLETERRVLARLDTRRSPGVAQACAGENLPVPGIPRSYTTDTVTVDEARPYFPRSPSPGNPGHSGELLVEPEGAEPAGAEPCAPEPEPVPELEPETEAAEAVEEPEEPAADEPMSTETPTDETQPAAEEAEEDLWGFRAKKEKWRRSWGDAQEEVPAVPLETEDAKSDLAGGKKSKRTKRKKSREDAPALSEVTLEIEPVIVPEEQLAYPWGWAR; this is translated from the exons ATGGCCTTCATTGAACTCCAATCCGAAGACCACCGCGACCTCCTAGACACATTTGACAGGCTTCGATCGGGAGGCGTCTGCAAACATGTCCATCTTCCGGAAATCATCGTCTGCGGAGGCCGGTCCGCGGGCAAGAGCTCCGTGCTGGAAGCCATCTCGGGCATTTCCTTTCTCACAGAAGACAACGCTTGCACTCGATTCACGACGGAGCTAGTTCTTCGTCGGCAGGACACTCCGGCCGCCAAGATCTCCATCAATCCCGGCCTAGAACGAGGCGCCAACGAAAAACGCCGATCGGGCATCTTTACTGTCCCCGTGAGCTTCGACAAGCCGGATATCGAGACCATCATTGGGGAGGCGAAAGAAGCCATGGGCCTGTCCGACGCCAAGATGTTCAGCTCTGACATCCTGCGCGTCGAGCTTTGCGGACCTACGCAGCCGCACCTCACCGTGGTAGATCTGCCAGGCATATTTCGCGCCGACGGCCAAGACGAGATGGCCCAAGATGCCGAAACTGTTCGCGCACTAGTCCGGCACTATATCAAGAGATCTCACAGTATCATACTGGCAGTTGTGTCTGCCGAGAACTACTCCTACCTTGGCGACATCACCGAGATAGTTCGTGAACTAGACCCGAACGGCAGCCGCACGTTGGGTCTCATCACTAAGCCGGACGTTCTAGAGCCCGGCTCCGACAGAGAATCCGTGTATGCCCACCTCGCCAAGAATACGGAGCTATCTTCCCAGCTTGGCTGGCATGTTTTGAAGAATCGGGATCATAAAGTGAGGGATAGTCCGTCCCTTGGGCGcaacgaagacgaagagagcttcttctccaagggcATCTGGTCATCAGTCGACCAGAGCTACCTCGGCATAAAGTCCCTCATGCCAAGGCTGAGCAACATCCTCCGGAACCAAATTCTGCAACAAGTGCCGAGCATCATCGAGGTCGTCGACAGGGACATTGACAGGCGCAAGGCCCAGTTGGAGAGACTGGGCAAGCCGCGCTGTACCATCTCAGAGCAGCGCAAATACCTGATGCAAGTAAGCCGCGAGTTCACAACCCTCATGAAAGCCGCCGTCGATGGCGAGTACAACGACGCATTCTTCGGCAGTGCCAAATCCGACGAGGGCTACCGGCGGCGCCTGCGCGCCCGCATCCAAAACACCCTGACCAGCTTCGAGAAGGAGATGCGGGAAAAGGGGCAGAGCCGCGTGATTGTCGACGACTCGGGCACCCGGGACCGCAAGCTCCCCAATGACCACCAGTGGCGATCTACCTTTGTCAACGAGGTCATGGCCATTGTGAGACGCAGCCGCACGCGCGGCCTGCCGGGCACCTTCAACTCCCAAATCATCCGAGAGCTGTTTGTGGACCAGTGCCAGCCCTGGCAGACCATTGCCATGAATGTCAAGCACGAGATTctcggcatcgtcgacgacaTCGCACAGGCGATCGTGGACCAtgttgccgccgacgaaACCACGCGCGGCGTGTACCATCTCGTCAGCAACGAAACCGACAGCCTCAAGGCCGATCTCGGCGCCAAGTTTCACGAAATCCTCAAGCAGTACGTGTGCAGCCACCCCATCACATACAACAGCTACCTGCTCGACATGGTGCAAAAGGAACAAGAAAGACGGACCCACGAACAAATCGAGGAAACGGTAAAGAAGCTCGTAGGCAACGAAAACTTTAAAGAAGAGCACCGCGTCAAGATTCACCCGCTCAATTTATGCGATTCGCTCAAGCGCAGCATCAACGTCGACATGGAGCGGTCCGGGGCCGAAATGGCGACCGACTACATGCTCGCCTATTACAAG CTCGCCCTAGAGAAGTTTGTCGACGACATCAGCGTCCTAGCCGTCGAGCAGTGTCTCCTGGAGAAGCTGCCGACGCTGTTCCTGCCCGAGGCCGTGATGGACCTGCCGGACCACGACGTGCGCTACTTCATCAGGGAGAGGGACACTGCGCACGCCGAGCGGGCCCGGTGCGCGGACAAGCTCGCGGTTCTGGAGACGGAGCGGCGCGTGCTCGCTCGCCTCGACACGCGTCGCTCGCCGGGCGTCGCGCAGGCATGTGCGGGGGAGAACCTCCCCGTGCCCGGGATCCCGCGGAGCTACACGACCGACACGGTGACGGTGGACGAGGCGCGGCCGTATTTCCCCCGCTCGCCGTCCCCGGGGAATCCTGGCCACTCGGGCGAGTTGCTCGTCGAGCCGGAGGGCGCTGAGCCCGCTGGTGCTGAGCCCTGCGcgccggagccggagccagtgccggagctggagcccgagacggaggcggcggaggcggtggAGGAGCCCGAGGAGCCTGCTGCGGACGAACCTATGTCGACGGAGACTCCCACGGACGAGACGCAGCCGGCGGCCGAAGAAGCAGAGGAGGACCTGTGGGGGTTCAgggcgaagaaggagaaatggCGCCGGTCGTGGGGAGATGCTCAGGAAGAGGTTCCCGCCGTGCCGCTGGAGACGGAGGATGCCAAGTCTGACTTGGCCGGCGGCAAAAAGTCAAAGAGGACcaagagaaagaagagtCGGGAAGACGCACCTGCTCTGTCGGAGGTGACTCTTGAAATTGAGCCCGTCATTGTGCCCGAGGAGCAGCTTGCGTATCCGTGGGGCTGGGCACGGTGA
- the CMR1 gene encoding DNA damage-binding protein CMR1, which translates to MPVKKEPGEMSAFERKRLENIAANRAILTDISVTAKKIIPDKPKPAKSAPPKRKSRGDQIKREPSRPTRMSSRLAGLEADNETLKRKLEVEAENQAEVAKAKKLRVVGDLNLGDIAVEGKKWSAGLDSLKGIVRGAQPGVRTFTEDDIQETTDKSLKDLRQRMGGLKLYEHWLPNDIKITPQRVYALGFHPTEDKPIVFAGDKEGNMGVFDGSQTPPEVDDDENPTSDPEISAFKTHSRTITSFVFPPTDGNTVYSSSYDSSIRKMDLEKGTSIQVFAPSDIDTDMPISALDMAHSEPNILYFSTLDGGVGRYDVRAPGSEEIWTLSEQKIGGFSLHPLQPHLIATASLDRTLKIWDTRKISGKGDLRHPALLGEHESRLSVSHASWSAAGHIATSSYDDTIKIYDFTEASSWKAGHDISANTMEPKHKIRHNNQTGRWVTILKPQWQRRPHDGIQKLVMANMNRFVDVFASDGSQLAQLDGEGITAVPAVAHFHPTLDWVAGGNGSGKLCLWQ; encoded by the exons ATGCCCGTCAAGAAGGAACCGGGCGAAATGAGCGCCTTTGAGCGCAAGCGACTAGAAAATATCGCCGCCAACCGCGCCATCTTGACCGACATTTCCGTCACGGCGAAGAAGATTATTCCAGATAAACCGAAACCCGCCAAGTCTGCACCCCCAAAGCGCAAGAGCCGCGGGGACCAAATAAAACGCGAGCCAAGCCGTCCCACGCGCATGAGTTCACGCTTGGCCGGTCTCGAGGCAGACAATGAGACGCTGAAGCGCAAACTAGAAGTCGAGGCCGAGAATCAGGCCGAGgttgccaaagccaagaagctgCGTGTTGTTGGCGACTTGAACTTGGGCGACATTGCGGTCGAGGGCAAGAAATGGAGCGCGGGACTGGACAGCCTGAAGGGTATTGTGCGCGGCGCGCAACCTGGCGTGAGGACATTTACCGAGGACGATATCCAAGAAACGACGGACAAGAGTCTAAAGGATCTGCGACAACGAATGGGAGGTCTCAAACTATATGAACATTGGCTTCCTAATG ACATCAAAATAACCCCTCAACGTGTATACGCACTCGGATTCCACCCGACCGAGGACAAGCCCATAGTCTTTGCAGGCGACAAAGAAGGCAACATGGGCGTGTTTGACGGCTCACAAACACCCCCCGAagttgacgatgacgaaaATCCCACCTCCGATCCGGAAATATCAGCCTTCAAAACACACTCCCGAACAATAACATCGTTTGTATTTCCACCCACAGACGGCAACACTGTATACTCGTCCTCTTACGACTCTTCCATCCGCAAAATGGACCTCGAAAAGGGCACATCTATCCAGGTCTTCGCCCCCTCAGACATCGATACCGACATGCCCATCTCGGCACTGGACATGGCGCACTCGGAGCCAAACATACTCTACTTTTCAACATTAGACGGTGGTGTGGGGCGCTACGACGTTCGCGCCCCAGGAAGCGAAGAGATCTGGACTCTATCGGAACAAAAAATCGGTGGCTTCTCACTACATCCTCTCCAACCACATCTCATCGCGACCGCGTCGCTCGATAGAACCTTGAAGATATGGGACACCAGAAAAATCTCTGGCAAGGGAGACCTCCGCCACCCTGCTTTGCTGGGGGAACACGAGTCGCGGCTTTCTGTGTCTCATGCGTCGTGGAGCGCGGCAGGCCACATTGCCACTTCTTCCTACGATGACACCATCAAGATTTACGACTTTACCGAGGCGAGCAGCTGGAAGGCAGGACACGACATATCCGCCAACACAATGGAGCCGAAACACAAGATTCGCCATAACAACCAGACGGGCCGGTGGGTTACGATACTCAAGCCGCAGTGGCAGCGACGCCCGCACGACGGCATACAAAAGTTGGTCATGGCGAATATGAACCGCTTCGTGGACGTGTTCGCCTCGGATGGAAGCCAGTTGGCGCAGCTTGATGGCGAGGGGATCACGGCCGTGCCGGCAGTGGCGCATTTTCATCCGACTCTGGACTGGGTTGCTGGGGGCAATGGGAGTGGGAAGTTGTGCTTGTGGCAGTGA
- the GNA1_0 gene encoding Glucosamine 6-phosphate N-acetyltransferase, whose protein sequence is MPLFPASLISPEVASSLPEGFTIRPLEKGDYAKGFLACLHDLTWTGDQTEHEFNERYDEMDTHGKGPYYYVVIEHAGRIVGTGAVVVEKKFIWNRASVGHVEEICIAKAYQAKGLGLKMINALDSVARNVGCTKSLLNCDAAKSGFYRKCGYASAGMEMQHPFKSDEPTQ, encoded by the exons ATGCCCCTCTTCCCCGCCTCCCTCATCTCACCAGAGGTCGCCTCCTCCCTCCCAGAAGGCTTCACCATCCGGCCCCTCGAAAAGGGAGACTACGCCAAGGGCTTCCTCGCATGCCTCCACGATCTCACCTGGACGGGGGACCAGACGGAGCACGAGTTCAACGAGCGCTACGACGAGATGGACACGCACGGCAAGGGACCCTACTACTATGTCGTCATAGAGCACGCCGGGCGCATCGTCGGCACGggagccgtcgtcgtcgaaaaGAAGTT CATCTGGAACCGCGCAAGCGTAGGCCACGTCGAGGAAATCTGCATCGCCAAGGCCTACCAGGCCAAGGGCCTTGGGCTCAAGATGATCAATGCCCTCGACTCGGTGGCCAGGAATGTCGGATGCACCAAGAGCCTTCTCAACTGCGATGCTGCAAAGAGCGGCTTCTACCGCAAGTGCGGGTATGCGTCTGCCGGCATGGAGATGCAGCATCCCTTCAAGAGCGACGAGCCGACGCAGTGA